The following are encoded together in the Zingiber officinale cultivar Zhangliang chromosome 8A, Zo_v1.1, whole genome shotgun sequence genome:
- the LOC122008315 gene encoding probable protein phosphatase 2C 11: MDEMMRGQRGWRELAVLGDKMDRFTGYIEGLIWSPRGGHSDEHVDEWTFEEGPHSDFSGPTSGCTACVAVIRNNQLFVANAGDSRCVLSRKGQAVSLSTDHKPGLEDEKERILKAGGFIHAGRVNGSLNLARAIGDMEFKQNKFLPAEKQILTCNPDINIVELSDDDEFIVIACDGVWDCMSNQQLVDFIHEHLRTESCLSAVCERVLDRCLAPSTLTGEGCDNMTMILVELKKPIEPNASLA; encoded by the exons ATGGACGAGATGATGCGAGGCCAGAGAGGGTGGCGAGAGTTAGCTGTTCTGGGAGACAAGATGGACAGATTCACTGGCTACATTGAGGGCTTGATATGGTCCCCAAGGGGAGGTCATTCAGATGAACACGTAGATGAATGGACCTTTGAGGAG GGACCACATTCTGATTTTTCTGGGCCAACATCTGGATGCACAGCTTGTGTGGCTGTTATTAGGAACAATCAACTTTTTGTTGCAAATGCTGGTGATTCTCGCTGTGTGTTGTCAAGGAAGGGTCAG GCAGTCAGCTTGTCGACTGATCACAAACCAGGTCTTGAGGATGAGAAAGAGAGAATCCTAAAAGCAGGAGGATTTATCCATGCTGGACGAGTAAACGGAAGCTTAAACCTTGCAAGAGCAATTG GTGACATGGAATTTaagcaaaataaatttttacctgcGGAAAAGCAAATTCTGACTTGCAATCCCGACATCAATATT GTGGAGCTATCTGATGATGACGAATTCATTGTTATAGCATGTGATGGAGTCTG GGATTGCATGTCGAATCAGCAGCTAGTTGATTTTATCCATGAGCATCTTAGAACT GAAAGCTGCCTCTCTGCCGTATGTGAGCGAGTACTGGACAGGTGCTTGGCTCCGAGCACGCTCACTGGCGAGGGATGCGATAACATGACCATGATACTGGTGGAGTTGAAGAAGCCCATTGAGCCGAATGCTTCTCTTGCTTGA
- the LOC122010670 gene encoding UDP-glucuronate 4-epimerase 1-like — MIKLENLCDPQPAVVWASSSSVYGLNDKVPFSESHRTDRPASLYAATKKAGEEITHVYNHIYGLSVTGLRFFTVYGPWGRPDMAYYSFTRNILQGKPITVYRRRDGADLARDFTYIDDIVRGCVAALDTAEASTGSGGKKRRPAQYRIYNLGNTSPVTVPALVRILERHLKTKAKKHVVEMPGNGDVPFTHANISSARAELGYKPTTNLDTGLKKFVKWYLSYYGYRRDDHKSL, encoded by the exons ATGatcaaacttgagaacttgt GCGATCCGCAGCCTGCCGTTGTCTGGGCTTCCTCCTCCTCCGTCTACGGCCTCAACGACAAGGTTCCCTTCTCCGAGTCTCACCGAACCGATCGACCGGCCTCCCTCTACGCCGCCACGAAGAAGGCTGGCGAGGAGATCACCCACGTTTACAACCACATCTACGGCCTCTCCGTTACCGGTCTCCGCTTCTTCACCGTATACGGACCTTGGGGGCGGCCGGACATGGCCTACTACTCTTTCACCCGCAACATCCTCCAGGGCAAACCCATCACTGTCTACCGACGCCGCGATGGCGCCGACCTCGCGCGCGACTTCACCTACATCGACGACATCGTCCGAGGGTGCGTGGCGGCCCTGGACACGGCCGAGGCGAGCACGGGGAGCGGCGGAAAGAAGCGGCGGCCAGCGCAGTACCGGATCTACAACCTAGGCAACACGTCTCCGGTGACGGTGCCGGCGTTGGTAAGGATCCTAGAGCGGCATCTGAAGACGAAGGCGAAGAAGCACGTGGTGGAGATGCCAGGGAACGGCGATGTGCCGTTCACCCACGCCAACATCAGCTCGGCTCGAGCCGAGCTCGGCTACAAGCCGACCACCAACCTGGACACCGGTCTCAAAAAGTTCGTCAAATGGTACCTTTCTTACTACGGTTACCGCCGCGACGACCACAAGAGCTTGTAg